Below is a window of Fervidobacterium pennivorans DSM 9078 DNA.
TTGGAAGCACTGGAAGAATAATGTTGCAGATTCATAACACTTTGAAAGAAAAGGGGCACGAAAGTTACATTGCATACGGACGTAAGCCAGTGAGAAATTGCGAAGAAGCTATAAGAATAGGCAATGACCTTGACGTGTACTTTCATGTTTTACTCACTCGAATGTTTGATTTGCATGGATTTGGTTCAAAGAAAGCAACAAAGGAATTTGTAAAAACTGTGGAGAAAATTAACCCAGACATAATACATCTGCATAACATACACGGGTACTACTTGCACATAGAGGTACTCTTTGACTTTCTAAAACGATATGATAAGCCCGTTGTTTGGACCTTGCATGACTGCTGGGCTTTCACAGGTCACTGTGCTTATTTTCTCTATGCAAGGTGTGATAAATGGAAGACAGGCTGTTATTCATGTCCAGAAAAGAAGGCATATCCCAAAAGTGTTTTTTTGGACAATTCTAAATCAAATTATCAACGAAAAAGAAAAATCTTTACTGGTGTTAGAAACATGACATTGGTAACACCATCTCAGTGGTTAGCAGGACTGGTCAAGGAATCCTTTTTGGCAGAGTACCCAGTAAAAGTAATTCCAAATGGTGTTGACGTGTCTATCTTCAAACCAACTCCGAGCGATTTCAGAAAGAGGTTTGGGTTGGCCAATAAGTTTGTGATACTCGGAGTTGCTAATGTATGGGATAGGAGAAAGGGTTTCGACTATTTCTTAGAATTGTCTAAATATCTATCCGATGACGAAGTTATCGTACTTGTTGGGGTATCAGATAAACAAATTAAAATGCTACCAAGAAACGTAATAGGTATAAAGAGAACCAGCTTAGCAAAAGAGCTTGCCGAAATTTATACAGCAGCAGATGTGTTTTTTAATCCCACGTTAGAAGACAATTATCCAACCGTAAATCTTGAAGCACAGGCGTGTGGAACATATGTAATAACCTTTGACTCTGGCGGTTCTAGTGAAACTATCGTTTCAGAGAAATCAGGGATGGCTATAAAACCTTGCAGCGCCAAATACATCTTGGATTTGGTAAAAAGCCTGAAGTCAATTGGTACAAAAGGTGTAATTATAGAGAGTTCGATGAGAAGTGTTATTTCTCACCAGTTTATGGTAAACTCATATATTGGCTTGTACGAAGAGTTATATTGTGAAGGGAATGAAAAAGTTGTTGGCGTCTAATTCT
It encodes the following:
- a CDS encoding glycosyltransferase, which encodes MRVLQINSVCGVGSTGRIMLQIHNTLKEKGHESYIAYGRKPVRNCEEAIRIGNDLDVYFHVLLTRMFDLHGFGSKKATKEFVKTVEKINPDIIHLHNIHGYYLHIEVLFDFLKRYDKPVVWTLHDCWAFTGHCAYFLYARCDKWKTGCYSCPEKKAYPKSVFLDNSKSNYQRKRKIFTGVRNMTLVTPSQWLAGLVKESFLAEYPVKVIPNGVDVSIFKPTPSDFRKRFGLANKFVILGVANVWDRRKGFDYFLELSKYLSDDEVIVLVGVSDKQIKMLPRNVIGIKRTSLAKELAEIYTAADVFFNPTLEDNYPTVNLEAQACGTYVITFDSGGSSETIVSEKSGMAIKPCSAKYILDLVKSLKSIGTKGVIIESSMRSVISHQFMVNSYIGLYEELYCEGNEKVVGV